The DNA segment CTAGCATCCGGCATTTCCAGGAGATCCGAAATGAAGTCCTTGATTGATTGCCAGACTCCTTTTTTGCTTTTACCGTTTTGCTCCTCCACATTGGCAGTTGGCTCGTTCCTTTCGATTGTTGCCCGATTCCGGAAGCACGCATCTCGAAAGTCTAATAACAGCTGCAGAATGTTAAGTCGAGCGGCCCGACTGATCGAAGATGCTTGAAACAGTTCAGAGTCGCGGGAAAAATCAGCCTGCGAGGGTCGAGAAGTCAAAAGGTGTACCTGCCAATTTTGCGAACGAATGTTTTCAAGAATTTTGTAATTCCTGATTGCACCGCTGCTCGTCAAAGGAGGCAAGGAATAAGCAATTGCCAAGACACTTCCTTGGAATTGTCGTGGCGATCGTTTCGACTGCTCTTTGCTCGATGGACATTTTTGATCCGTGGAAACCATGAAAGAAAGCCTTGAGAACCAATTAAGGGAGGAATGGGGAAACGATCAGGCATGAATCGCATTGCTTAGTTTAGAATGCGCTCCATTGAGTACCATCATCGGCTACAAACGCGCCCATAGAGCGATTCATAGTCTCTAACCATCCTTCCGACTCCATAGTTATGTTTGAAGTTAGCTTTGGCGGCGACTGAAAACTGATCTCGCATCGCATCATCCTGCAACATTTGCACCACCGCCCGAGACAACGCCTCGGAACACTCTGGTGGAACCACCATCCCACATTCGCAACCGGCTTGTCCAATCACGTTCGCGTGATCGCCCACATCAGTGACAACACAGGGAATGCCCAACGACAGTGCCTCAAGGACCGCCTGACTCATTCCCTCACTCCGACTTGAATTGACATAAACATCCATGCACGATAACCAACTACCGACGTCGTTTTGGTTACCGGCAAAGTGTACAAATGGGGCGACACCCAGAGCATTTGCGTGACGTTCCAGTGACGCACGCCGGGGACCATCTCCAACAATAAGCAAGTTCACATGAGGCAACTGTTCGCGAACGATTTGAAATGCAGATATCAACCGATCGAATTGTTTCACATCAGACAGCCTTCCGATCGTCCCAATCACCATAGTATCCGGATCGATTCCGAGAAATCTCTTGACAGCATGACAATTTCCGGCCGTCGGTGCGTCAACGCCATTGGGGATAACTTGGATTTGTTCTCTCGGAAAACTGGTTAATTCTGAAACGGTGTGCCGTGTTGCATCCGCAACTGAAATTACGGAGTCGGCTCGCCCCAAAGCGATTTTCATCGCTCGCGCTCGTATTGGATGTCGCCAGGACTGCAGCTGGTGCGGTTCAAAGACCGTACCTCGTTCTGCGTGCACGTGTGTCTTCACACCTGCGCATCGCTTGGCAATAATCGTTTCCCAAATCGTCCCCCAACCATGCGAATGCACCAGATCAATCTGATTCTCGCGAAGCAGTCGCGTCAGCCCATGGATTACGCTAAAGCTGTTTCCAATTGGCTTATCCAAAGCAACAACTTTAGTTTCAGAAGACGCGATCCAAGATTTCGCTTCGCCTAAAGAGGTAAGCGAAACGATCATAGGTTCAAAGTGTTCGGGATCAAGATGATTAACGAGCCGCGCAACACAATGTTCAAGCCCACCAGTATCGAACTGATACACAATATAGGCGATGCGCAACGTTTCTGATTTCACTGCCAATTTTCTTAGCATCAATCTTCATCAAATTCACAAGAACCAGCGAAATCTATCCGCAAAATTGACGGTACAACGAGAGTCCCGTCGTTCTAACAACTCTTGGTCATTTGTGGTAGCAA comes from the Pirellulaceae bacterium genome and includes:
- a CDS encoding glycosyltransferase, producing MKSETLRIAYIVYQFDTGGLEHCVARLVNHLDPEHFEPMIVSLTSLGEAKSWIASSETKVVALDKPIGNSFSVIHGLTRLLRENQIDLVHSHGWGTIWETIIAKRCAGVKTHVHAERGTVFEPHQLQSWRHPIRARAMKIALGRADSVISVADATRHTVSELTSFPREQIQVIPNGVDAPTAGNCHAVKRFLGIDPDTMVIGTIGRLSDVKQFDRLISAFQIVREQLPHVNLLIVGDGPRRASLERHANALGVAPFVHFAGNQNDVGSWLSCMDVYVNSSRSEGMSQAVLEALSLGIPCVVTDVGDHANVIGQAGCECGMVVPPECSEALSRAVVQMLQDDAMRDQFSVAAKANFKHNYGVGRMVRDYESLYGRVCSR